From Xenopus tropicalis strain Nigerian chromosome 3, UCB_Xtro_10.0, whole genome shotgun sequence, the proteins below share one genomic window:
- the kiss2 gene encoding kisspeptin isoform X1 produces MARTMLLLLLLTLVISQHAVGGTMFRGDEEGLELEEIGGPETSYPEGDPREKSESYELIPSADTLSWPGRSNICYFIREGRLESQLSCHLRFTRSKFNFNPFGLRFGKRARGDANGEGLAPLVPRRLLPFLLKLKDKRCSESVGETC; encoded by the exons ATGGCCAGGACAATGCTGCTCCTCCTCCTTCTCACCCTGGTGATTTCCCAACATGCCGTGGGGGGAACCATGTTCAGGGGCGACGAGGAGGGTCTAGAACTTGAGGAGATTGGCG gCCCAGAGACAAGTTACCCAGAAGGAGACCCACGGGAGAAGAGTGAGTCCTATGAGCTGATCCCAAGTGCTGACACTCTAAGCTGGCCGGGCCGCTCCAACATCTGCTACTTTATCCGTGAGGGGAGATTAGAGAGTCAGCTCTCCTGCCACCTCCGTTTCACCCGGAGCAAATTTAACTTTAACCCTTTCGGGCTGCGTTTCGGGAAGCGGGCGCGTGGCGATGCCAATGGGGAGGGACTGGCGCCCCTCGTGCCCCGACGGCTCCTCCCTTTCCTGCTGAAGCTGAAGGACAAACGGTGCAGCGAGAGCGTCGGGGAAACCTGCTGA
- the kiss2 gene encoding kisspeptin precursor (The RefSeq protein has 1 substitution compared to this genomic sequence), with product MARTMLLLLLLTLVISQHAVGGTMFRGDEEGLELEEIGGPETSYPEGDPREKSESYELIPSADTLSWPGRSNICYFIREGRLESQLSCHLRFTRSKFNFNPFGLRFGKRARGDANGEGLAPLVPRRLLPFLLKLKDKRCSESVGESC from the exons ATGGCCAGGACAATGCTGCTCCTCCTCCTTCTCACCCTGGTGATTTCCCAACATGCCGTGGGGGGAACCATGTTCAGGGGCGACGAGGAGGGTCTAGAACTTGAGGAGATTGGCG gCCCAGAGACAAGTTACCCAGAAGGAGACCCACGGGAGAAGAGTGAGTCCTATGAGCTGATCCCAAGTGCTGACACTCTAAGCTGGCCGGGCCGCTCCAACATCTGCTACTTTATCCGTGAGGGGAGATTAGAGAGTCAGCTCTCCTGCCACCTCCGTTTCACCCGGAGCAAATTTAACTTTAACCCTTTCGGGCTGCGTTTCGGGAAGCGGGCGCGTGGCGATGCCAATGGGGAGGGACTGGCGCCCCTCGTGCCCCGACGGCTCCTCCCTTTCCTGCTGAAGCTGAAGGACAAACGGTGCAGCGAGAGCGTCGGGGAAACCTGCTGA